DNA sequence from the Perca flavescens isolate YP-PL-M2 chromosome 3, PFLA_1.0, whole genome shotgun sequence genome:
aaCATAATTTGAATGTTAGGAGGAAGTAGATTATTTCGGGTTTTATACAGAACTAACGTAGTATTTAGGTTCACCAGGTCCATGAATTTAAGTGTGTTTGACTTAAGAAATAAAGAATTAGTATGATAATTGAAGCCAACATTATTCACAATTCGTATAGCTCTTtcatcaaatgtgcattgtcctgaaaaaagaaaaaaaaaatacctgtaaCATGACAGTCGCACAGTTTCTCTCTCCTGTGTTGAGCAGGAATTTTTACTCTCATTACCAGCCTGGCAGGACTCTGTTAGAAGCCGGACTGCAGAGCGTCACCTCTCATTTGTCTCTGGAAACAATGGCACAGTTATATAACCCCATTCTCCACATACTTTCATAAAAAATAGGTTTTAACGAGACataatcttctttttttttttttgccttttacgCACACTTACTCGGTAACAAGTCCTTTCTGACATCAGCAGCTGAGTTGCTCTCAGGTTGATGTTATAttatacagtcatgtgaaaaaattaggacacccatgctaaagttgactaaaaagaggattcaaaaaatatcttttggaaattgattttaatgccttaattaaaaaaggaaatgaaggaAAATCCAatttttaaggacaccaattttctttgtgaatgaataatgtatcgtaaatcaataaatgttcttctttaAAACACCGGGAGCATAAGTCagtatgttaaattcccatagaggcagatgTTTATTCTTAAAGTCCAGTTATTACATGGATCCAGGATaatatgcatcctgataaagttcccttggcctttggaattaaaatagcccccacatcatcacatacccttcaccatacccccacatcatcacatacccttcaccataccccccacatcatcacatacccttcaccatacccccacatcatcacatacccttcaccataacccccacatcatcacatacccttcaccatacccccacatcatcatatacccttcaccatacccccacatcatcacatacccttcaccctactcccacatcatcacatacccttcaccatacccccatcatcacaNNNNNNNNNNNNNNNNNNNNNNNNNNNNNNNNNNNNNNNNNNNNNNNNNNNNNNNNNNNNNNNNNNNNNNNNNNNNNNNNNNNNNNNNNNNNNNNNNNNNNNNNNNNNNNNNNNNNNNNNNNNNNNNNNNNNNNNNNNNNNNNNNNNNNNNNNNNNNNNNNNNNNNNNNNNNNNNNNNNNNNNNNNNNNNNNNNNNNNNNNNNNNNNNNNNNNNNNNNNNNNNNNNNNNNNNNNNNNNNNNNNNNNNNNNNNNNNNNNNNNNNNNNNNNNNNNNNNNNNNNNNNNNNNNNNNNNNNNNNNNNNNNNNNNNNNNNNNNNNNNNNNNNNNNNNNNNNNNNNNNNNNNNNNNNNNNNNNNNNNNNNNNNNNNNNNNNNNNNNNNNNNNNNNNNNNNNNNNNNNNNNNNNNNNNNNNNNNNNNNNNNNNNNNNNNNNNNNNNNNNNNNNNNNNNNNNNNNNNNNNNNNNNNNNNNNNNNNNNNNNNNNNNNNNNNNNNNNNNNNACATAAAAGCATCCAGAGAACACCATGTCACGGGACCTTTAAGAACAACAGGAGCTACAAGCAGTGCTGCCAGATAAAGATTACGTTTCCAAGCCAATGACGCACAAAACCGGCCAAATGTCTTGGTGCAAAACAGACCAATATTGAAAAATAGGCCGATTCAAAGCCACCAAAGTTAAATCTTCACGCAGATTTGGGGTATTGGCTggtgtcaatttaaagccctgcTTTCACTTTTACTCAAGCGACATCTTGCAGTTCTCTTTCCATCCCTGCTGAACTGATCCTGGATCTGCTGTCTCTGTACTTCACACACCTTCTTCTCATCTGAGTCAGGAGCAAGTTTTATCAACAACAAGACGTTAATAAActtgtggtggtgatggtgcaatggatatgacacatacctttgttgtgggagacctgggttcgattcccactgcaatatgtcaaccaatgtgtccctgagcaagacgctTAACCCCCAGTTGCTCCAGACCTCTGATATATagtaattgtaagttgctttggataaaagtgtcagctaaatgatgtgtaatgtaactacagacacaaaaaatgaaaactctgagttAAAATTTTTCTTCACACTTTTTTACATATTAATCGTTGCCATGTTGAAAGCAGGACAACTTGTGATTACATCCAATCAGAGAATTGTACACAACAAACATTAGTGTTAGACGGAGGCGAGCGTTGTCATCCACGCGATAGACGGAGCCCGTTCTTCGCTACGCTCTCTTCTGCGGCATCGAGGCGACGAGCAGCCAGTACAGAGAGTAGCAGGTTCCTGTAGAGAAGACAAACACATGCATAACGTAGCGGAGTTAATGTTGATCACTTGCCGTCACTGTGTATTGATTTTTAATATACATTTTAGATCATTAAAGGTcattagtttatttttatactgtTGATTGTCTcgttttaaaggaacatgccgacttattgggactttagcttctTCACcctatttagaaatgatggttcgggctcggtcacatcagcgcgataaggcattgtacattttaaatttaaaacagcttattatgtaggtagccaatgggcctgtttcacttgatgcaaaggttcgtttttgtgattaaaattaatttaaaatattaccCTAACATCTGTCTTCCTGTGTACGGAAATTGTAGCTGAGACAACGAAACACATGCATATTAGGCTAcatgtacatgtgtcattagtatgagataaaactgagattttaactgtcggGCTCAGGTTGGGCTCGGAcgtaaatatcttaatgcctgtcgggctcgggtctggttcggttactgctctgtccgCACTctagtgtggactagccagaccttcttccacagcgctgtggagaaaggtctggcaatgcgacacTACATTGCTGTAAAGTGGCAGCTTTAAGAACCTTGCAGACCAGCATGTTGCAAGTAGTTGCAGGTTTCAGCTGTCTGCTTGCGAAATCTTTTGATTCTGAAATGGACTTGAGAAGAATGTCTTTCAGACCAAAATGGTGAATTTCTTCACAGGTTACCTCCGAGAGTTAGCGTCATGGTCGCCCGGTAGAGCACAACGTCGAAGGTTCCTCCCTTGATGTGGACCGGCAACCCGTTGTCCTCCTGTAACCGTGGAAACGACATGGTTAAAACGGTATGTGCTAATGTGTTAGCATGATATCTCTCAGCAAAGTAAGGAGCTTTGGGGACACGAGTCTCCAGGGTCTGGGTATCATTGGATAATCAGTCATTCttcaaaattcaaaattcaaatttaaaattaaaatatttcaaaaggaaaaaacTGCTTCTGGTGTCAggatcagaaaacaaaaaaatctcttaaaaaACATCCTGTGTTTTCGTTTTAGCAATTCCTTTCATCCTTGTTCGTTTTGGAATGAAAAAGTCTGTCGTTTGAAAGGGTgcatgcctatgttcccacatttctaagattttttctCACATtaactttttcatgaatttgtatcagattttattgattttatttacctgaacccaaccgtcctgttcttctttacctaaacccaaccgtcctgttcttctttacctaaacccaaccgtcctgttcttctttacctaaacccaactgtcccgttcttctttaccttaacccaactgtcctgttcttctttacctaaacccaactgtcccgttcttctttacctaaacccaactgtcccgttcttctttaccttaaacccaactgtcctgttcttctttacctaaacccaactgtcccgttcttctttacctaaacccaactgtcccgttcttctttacctaaacccaactgtcccgttcttctttacctaaacccaaccgtcctgttcttctttacctaaacccaactgtcccgttcttctttaccttaacccaactgtcctgttcttctttacctaaacccaactgtcccgttcttctttacctaaacccaactgtcccgttcttctttacctaaacccaactgtcccgttcttctttaccttaaacccaactgtcccgttcttctttaccttaacccaactgtcccgttcttctttaccttaacccaactgtcccgttcttctttaccttaaacccaactgtcccgttcttctttaccttaacccaactgtcccgttcttctttaccttaaacccaactgtcccgttcttctttaccttaaacccaactgtcccgttcttctttacctaaacccaactgtcccgttcttctttaccttaaacccaactgtcccgttcttcttttcctaaacccaactgtcccgttcttcttttcctaaacccaactgtcccgttcttctttacctaaacccaactgtcccattcttgtcccgtGTGTCATGTAAACGTATCTTTTATAAGTCCACcaacaatcttttcctaaacctaactaccTCAAACtttgacgccaatagtcccgacccagcACATTTTGATAAAGTGGGTTTGGATCTGACGCTAAAGAAGACATTTAGCATCAATAAAAAACgcattttacgagttgggagtgagaatgtgttggaccCTTCATCAGGAAGTGAGGAAACACCAACAACCTTACAAACTGGTTTTCTTCAGtaaagcctgtgtgtgttttcagtggaaTTTGGGTGTCTCACAGATCcacatttcaaaaatattgaGGAGGTTATAAATTACATCTGCTGTGAATATTCATCATCAGTCTTGAGTTCTCTATGACTGTGTTATCTGGAAGAGTTTCTGGGCCTCGGGGACTTTGTTCTTCAGCTGTCTGGCAGAGCTGCTGAAGGCTCTGCTGGCCAGACCTGGAACCTTCTGGAAATTACAAAGACATTTGAATCTTAAGTTTGGAAAAGTGCCTGCATGAAGTGCAGTTACAAGACAGAGCAGCAGCTAAATGCCTCCCAAAACTCTAAGGAAGTCTCTGTATACTAATATATAGTTTTCAGTCTCCTGTTTGTGTTCAGTGGAGACTTTAAAGCCATAATGTTAAGATGCACTTCCCCCGCTCACATCGATTCCCCTAAATATTTTACCAGGTTTCCATGTcttctgtcagcaggattaacAACATGATGATTTTCTAGACATCCAACTTCCAGCTCTTCTTCTGCGGCTACACTGGAATTGAGTGCTAACCATGTCATCATGCCTAGTAATAGATTTCCTTGGAAGACTGAAAACAGGGCCAACAGTGTAGGCAAATGCTAGGGCCACCGTAGTGtaaatgagtaaaaaaaaaggtaaatataataatcaaaaatactgaaaaatacGATGGAGCATTAGCATTAAGAAAATTAAggaggaagattttttttttcattttgagaaTAAAGTCATCATGACGAGAATTAagttgaaatgaatgaatgaagtcgACTTCATTCAACTTTAATCTCAACATTACGACTTCATTCTCTACATTTCAACTTCATTCTCTACATTTCGACTTCATTCTCTACATTTCAACTTTAATCTCTACATTACGACTTTATTCTCTACATTTCAACTTCATTTTCTACATTTCAACTTCATTCTCTACATTTCAACTTTAATCTCTACATTACGACTTTATTCTCTACATTTCAACTTCATTCTCTACATTTCAACTTCATTCTCTACATTTCAACTTTAATCTCTACATTACGACTTTATTCTCTACATTTCAACTTCATTTTCTACATTTCAACTTCATTCTCAACATTTTGACTTCATTCTCGACATTTCGACTTCATtcttgaaatgcaaaataaagttaaaaaaatgtttcctcCTTAATTTTTTTCCACTTGATGTAGCACTAATGCTCCTTCATAGAAAAACAAGGCAAAAACGTCGCAAAAAACGGCAACAGCGTAGAAAGaaggcaacaaaaatgttggaaaaatgccaaaaagtTGAACAGGCAACAAACACAGCTGGAATAAAGACAATAAGcgaaaaacattgaaaaaaaaatccaaagcaACATCTACATTGCCCAGTAATTAcgaaaaaacgacaaaaaaaagtcagaaaaaagacaatgaaacgttgaaacaacaaccaaaattctcaataaagtaaaaaaaaaaaagtttgaaaaagtaaaactACATATTTAATTTTAGAAAAAGAGGGTGAAAATCAAATGTTACTTTTTAGGTCTTGAATCTGTGACACTACGATATGTAAACGATGGACTCTAAAGCGAGACAGGTGAGCGATGAAGGGAAAGTGACGCCAAGACttgtttcatttctgttttttccaGACCGGAGGAGGCCGCTGGGGGCTGACAGCTGTCACACTGGTTACCGcggttatatatactgtatatatgtagcTGTATGTTTGttaagttttacctttttaatactCTGATATGAAAGtgattctctctcttctcctttttATGATCCCAAGAAAGCATCATCAGGAGCCAATCTGCacatatcatcatcattataaaacttttagggcgttttcacacatgaaagtccgaaccaaggttgtttttgttacattgtatacatttgatccggtaagttgtggtttcacactgcagttttgcaagcgcactaaagatctatacaTGACAAACCTacctccccctactgactgatgctctccccctactgactgatgctctccccctactgactgctggtctacccctactgactgatgctctccccctactgactgatgctctccccctactgactgatgctctccccctactgactgatgctctccccctactgactgatgctctccctctactgactgatgctctccccctactgactgctgctctttcttttcctaaacccaactgtcctgttcttctttatctaaacccaactgtcctgttcttcttttcctaaacccaactgtcccgttcttctttacctaaaccaaactgtcccgttcttcttttcctaaacccaactgtcccgttcttctttacctaaacccaactgtcccgttcttcttttcctaaacccaactgtcctgttcttctttaacTAAAccaaactgtcccgttcttattTATCTAAATCTAACTGtaccgttcttctttatctaaacccaactgtcctgttcttcttttcctaaacccaactgtcccgttcttctttatctaaacccaactgtcccgttcttctttaacccccaactgtcccgttcttctttatctaaacccaactgtcccgttcttctttatctaaaaactgtcccgttcttattTATCTAAATCTAACTGTTCTTCTTTTTATCTAAaccttcttttcctaaacccaactgtcccgttcttctttatctaaacccaactgtcccgttcttctttctcGTTCTTTTTTACCTAAatccaactgtcccgttcttttttacctaaacccaactgtcccgttcttcttatcctaaacccaactgtcccgttcttcttttcctaaacccaactgtcccgttcttcttttcctaaacccaactgtcccattcttctccCGTGTGTCATGTAAACGTATCTTTTATAAGTCCACcaacaatcttttcctaaacctaactaccTCAAACTTTgatgccaatagtcccgacccaaAACATTTTGATAAAGTGGGTTTGGATCTGACGCTAAAGAAGAcatttagcatcaataacaaacgcattttacgagttgggagtgagaatgtgttggaccCTTCTTCAAGAAGTGAGGAAACACAAACAACCTTACAAACTGGTTTTCTTCAGtaaagcctgtgtgtgttttcagtgtaaTTTGGGTGTCTCACAGATCcacatttcaaaaatattgaGGAGGTTATAAATTACATCTGCTGTGAATATTCATCATCAGTCTTGAGTtctctatgacttttttacctGGAATAGTTTCTGGGCCTCTGGGACTTTGTTCTTCAGCTTTCTGACAGAGCTGCTGAAGGCTCGGCTGGCCAGAACTGGAACCTTCTGGAAATTACAAAGAAATATAAATCTTAAGTTTGGAAAAGTGCCTGCATGAAGTGCAGTTACAAGACAGAGCAGCAGTTTAAATGCCTCCCAAAACTCTAAGGAATTCTCTGTATACTAATATATAGTTTTCAGTCTTCTGTTTGTGTTCAGTGGAGACTTTAAAGCCATAATGTTAAGATGCACTTCCCCCGCTCACATCGATTCCCCTAAATATTCCACCAGGTTTCCATGTcttctgtcagcaggattaacAACATGATGATTTTCTAGATATCCAACTTCCAGCTCTTCCTCTGCGGCTACACTTGAATTGAGCGCTAACCATGTCATCATGCCTAATAATAGATTTCCTGTGAAGACTGAAAACAGGTCCAGCAGTATAGGCAAATGCTAGGGCCACCGGTAGTGTAAATGAgtcaaaaaaaaggtaaatataataatcaaaaatactgaaaaatagGATGGAGCATTAGCATTAAGAAAATTAAggaggaagattttttttttcattttgcattttgagAATAAAGTCGAAATGTCGAGAATAAAGTCCACATGACGAGAATAAAGTTGAAATagtttttccaaaataaaacttgatattgaaattgtcaaaaaaaattgtgtCCGTTCAGAAGGAGAAACCACACAAACTTGGAAGAGGTGGCCATATTCCTGCAAACTGAAATAGCTTGTAGGCTAATGGACAGATGCAACGGTATAGATGGTTACACCTACACGCAATACAGAGAGGATATGTTGTAGCCTATCACAAGACACAATAAGACAATTGATCAAGTAGTTTGATCCTGAAGGAGTGGACCTCAGGCGAGCGCGGCACTCCAAGGATGTAACCCATAGCATATCTATGATGTTGCCTACATGGCAGCTGGCATGGCAGACAGTTGCTCTAATGTGATTAAGTGATAAAGGAGTTGACTTTATTCTCGACATTTCGACTTTATTCTCTACATTTCAACTTTATTCTCGACATTTGGACTTTAATCTCGACATTTCAACTTCATTCTCTACATTTCGACTTCATTCTCTACATTTCGACTTCATTCTCGACATTTAGACTTTATTctcgaaatgcaaaataaagtcaaaaaaatgtttcctccttattttttttccccttgatgTAACCCTAATGCTCCATCGTAGAAAAACAAGGCAAAAACGTCACAATAAACGGCAACAGCGTAgaaagaaagcaacaaaaatgttggaaaaatgccaaaaagtTTAACAGGCAACAAACACAGCTGGAATTAAGACAATAagcaaaaaacattgaaaaacaaaatcaaaagcaacatctacattggaaaaaaagccaagaaattacaaaaaaacgacaaaaaagtcggaaaaaagacaataaaatgttgaaacaacaacaaaaattctcaataaagtcaaaaaaaaaaagtttgaaaaagtgAAACTACATATTTAATTTTAGAAAAAGAGGGTGAAGATCAAAGTTTACTTTTTAGGTCTTGAATCTGTGACACTACGATATGTAAACGATGGACTCTACAGCAAGACAGGTGAACGATGAAGGGAAAGTGACGCCAAgactttcactttcatttctgttttttccaGACCGGAGGAGACGGCTGGGGGCTGACAGCTGTCACACTGGTTACCGtggttatatatactgtatatatatatatagctgtaTGTTTGttaagttttacctttttaatactCTGATATGAAAGTGATactctctcttctcctttttATGATCCCAAGAAAGCATCATCAGGAGCCAATCTGCacatatcatcatcattataAAACTTTTAAACTCTCACTGTGAAAGAAGTTGGAGACCAACACAACTTTTCTCATAGCTTTGTGGGAACTGTGCATGTTTTTATGGGTTTGGCACCATTATTTTCACATTGAGAATATAATGACTTGCATTGTTAAAATGCTCTACAGCTAGGTTCGTCCACACCAAGAatgaaaatatattgttttttaaatcgtTCTAACTTAACATGTTAGAAGTAGTAAGTAGTaacatgtttagttgttcattctcaaaaaaattctcttttttcatgaatatttaccaccaccatcaattccaagtatacCTATTGGgttgaaatgttacatttgcgtttgccgaactggggtagacgctccatattcatgcgccatcttgaaatacgttagctggtaagggacatacaggacatactgctccacctttcacattttagct
Encoded proteins:
- the cox7a1 gene encoding cytochrome c oxidase subunit 7A1, mitochondrial, producing MCPCQGEARQRSTKHNTATDMNHLLKVPVLASRAFSSSVRKLKNKVPEAQKLFQEDNGLPVHIKGGTFDVVLYRATMTLTLGGTCYSLYWLLVASMPQKRA